In one Microbacterium invictum genomic region, the following are encoded:
- a CDS encoding GNAT family N-acetyltransferase has protein sequence MQPAILRTSRLVLSLPTRADTDAVFHACQDPDIQRFTTVPRPYVREHAEKFIDLVPRQWAEGVSTNWAIRHDGALAGMIGMHRLGTTEGSGEIGYWMSAPFRGKGLLAEAATAVLDFAFAPQGLDLVRVEWRAVVGNVASAAAARAVGFRYEGLLRQALVGPGGRDDGWVAGILRSDPRTPVPWPVLNP, from the coding sequence ATGCAGCCGGCCATCCTCCGCACCTCGCGACTGGTGCTCTCGCTGCCGACCCGGGCCGACACCGACGCGGTGTTCCACGCGTGTCAGGACCCCGACATCCAGCGGTTCACCACCGTGCCCCGGCCCTACGTCCGCGAGCACGCCGAGAAGTTCATCGACCTCGTCCCCCGGCAGTGGGCCGAGGGCGTGTCGACGAACTGGGCGATCCGTCACGACGGCGCCCTCGCGGGCATGATCGGAATGCACCGACTCGGCACCACCGAGGGCAGCGGTGAGATCGGGTACTGGATGTCGGCGCCGTTCCGCGGGAAGGGCCTCCTCGCCGAGGCGGCGACGGCGGTCCTCGACTTCGCCTTCGCCCCGCAGGGGCTCGACCTCGTCCGGGTCGAATGGCGCGCGGTCGTGGGCAACGTCGCTTCGGCGGCCGCGGCGCGTGCGGTGGGTTTCCGCTACGAGGGCCTTCTGAGGCAAGCGCTCGTCGGGCCGGGCGGCCGCGACGACGGCTGGGTCGCCGGCATCCTCCGCTCCGACCCTCGCACCCCGGTCCCCTGGCCGGTGCTGAACCCCTGA
- a CDS encoding Fpg/Nei family DNA glycosylase — translation MPEMPEVQGLVEFLRGRLTDHAVTRATVANIAALKTYDPPITALVGATVTGVERHGKFVDIATRDGDDTAPHLVFHLAKAGWLRWYDALPSTVIRPGKTPIALRVGFDDGSGFDLTEAGTKKSLAVSVVSDPAEVPGIARLGPDPLDPAFDRDAFAALLAGRRTQIKGVLRDQSIIAGVGNAYSDEILHAAKMSPYALAAGLDEAEIDRLYQAMTETLAEALAAASGKPPADLKDAKRRGMRVHGRRGEACPVCGDEVRSVFFADNSLEYCPTCQTGGKILADRRLSRLLK, via the coding sequence ATGCCGGAGATGCCCGAGGTGCAGGGACTCGTGGAGTTCCTCCGCGGCCGCCTGACCGATCACGCCGTCACCCGCGCCACCGTGGCGAACATCGCCGCGCTGAAGACCTACGATCCACCGATCACCGCGCTCGTAGGCGCGACCGTGACCGGTGTCGAACGCCACGGCAAGTTCGTCGACATCGCCACCCGCGATGGGGACGACACCGCCCCGCACCTCGTCTTCCATCTCGCCAAGGCCGGCTGGTTGCGGTGGTACGACGCGCTGCCGTCGACCGTGATCCGCCCCGGCAAGACCCCGATCGCCCTGCGCGTCGGGTTCGATGACGGCTCGGGGTTCGATCTCACCGAGGCGGGCACGAAGAAGTCGCTGGCCGTCTCGGTCGTCAGCGACCCGGCCGAAGTCCCCGGCATCGCCCGGCTCGGCCCCGACCCTCTCGACCCCGCCTTCGACCGCGACGCGTTCGCGGCGCTCCTCGCCGGACGCCGCACGCAGATCAAGGGAGTGCTCCGCGACCAGTCGATCATCGCGGGTGTCGGAAACGCCTACTCCGACGAGATCCTGCACGCGGCGAAGATGTCGCCCTACGCCCTCGCCGCCGGCCTCGACGAGGCCGAGATCGACCGGCTCTATCAGGCGATGACCGAGACCCTCGCCGAGGCGTTGGCCGCGGCATCCGGAAAGCCGCCCGCCGACCTGAAGGACGCCAAGCGGCGCGGGATGCGCGTGCACGGGCGGCGCGGGGAGGCATGCCCGGTCTGCGGCGACGAGGTGCGGAGCGTCTTCTTCGCCGACAACTCCCTGGAGTACTGTCCCACCTGCCAGACGGGCGGGAAGATCCTCGCCGACCGGCGGCTCTCGCGCCTCCTGAAGTGA
- the glpK gene encoding glycerol kinase GlpK: MADYILAIDQGTTSTRAIIFDKSGSIIQSGQLEHEQIFPRAGWVEHDPMEIWRNTREVIGQALSKADLTRHDIAAIGITNQRETAVVWDKNTGEPVYNAIVWQDTRTQSIVDKLAADGGTERFKSTVGLPLATYFSGTKIVWILENVEGARERAERGDLLFGTTDTWVLWNLTGGVDGGVHATDVTNASRTLFMDLETLSWREDILDIFGVPLSMMPEIRSSSEVYGQAESSSLLRETPIAGILGDQQAATFGQAAFEQGEAKNTYGTGNFIIFNTDTEIVHSQNGLLTTLGYKLGDEPAHYALEGSIAVTGSLVQWLRDNLGLISSAPEVETLAASVDDNGGAYFVPAFSGLFAPYWRSDARGALVGLTRYVNKGHIARAVLEATAFQTREVIDAVNADSGVPLTELKVDGGMIANDLLMQFQADILGVPVVRPVVAETTALGAAYAAGLAVGFWSGLDDLAKNWQEDRRWEPKMDEAERERLLRNWKKAVTKTFDWVDDDVS, encoded by the coding sequence ATGGCCGACTACATCCTCGCGATCGACCAGGGCACCACGTCCACGCGCGCGATCATCTTCGACAAGTCCGGCAGCATCATCCAGAGCGGTCAGCTCGAGCACGAGCAGATCTTCCCGCGCGCCGGATGGGTCGAGCACGACCCGATGGAGATCTGGCGGAACACCCGTGAGGTGATCGGTCAGGCCCTGTCCAAGGCCGACCTCACCCGTCACGACATCGCGGCGATCGGTATCACGAACCAGCGCGAGACCGCCGTGGTCTGGGACAAGAACACCGGCGAGCCGGTCTACAACGCCATCGTCTGGCAGGACACCCGCACCCAGAGCATCGTCGACAAGCTCGCCGCCGACGGGGGCACCGAGCGGTTCAAGTCGACGGTCGGTCTGCCGCTGGCGACCTACTTCTCCGGCACCAAGATCGTCTGGATCCTCGAGAACGTCGAGGGGGCGCGCGAGCGCGCCGAGCGCGGCGACCTGCTCTTCGGCACGACCGACACCTGGGTGCTGTGGAACCTCACCGGCGGCGTCGACGGCGGCGTGCACGCCACCGACGTGACCAACGCCTCGCGGACGCTGTTCATGGACCTCGAGACGCTGTCGTGGCGTGAGGACATCCTCGACATCTTCGGCGTCCCGCTGTCGATGATGCCCGAGATCCGCAGCTCGTCCGAGGTCTACGGCCAGGCTGAGAGCTCGAGCCTGCTGCGCGAGACGCCGATCGCCGGCATCCTCGGCGACCAGCAGGCCGCGACCTTCGGCCAGGCGGCGTTCGAGCAAGGGGAGGCGAAGAACACCTACGGCACGGGCAACTTCATCATCTTCAACACCGACACCGAGATCGTCCACTCGCAGAACGGGCTGCTGACGACGCTGGGATACAAGCTTGGCGACGAGCCGGCGCACTACGCCCTCGAGGGTTCGATCGCTGTCACCGGTTCGCTCGTGCAGTGGCTGCGCGACAACCTCGGTCTCATCTCCTCCGCCCCGGAGGTGGAGACCCTCGCCGCCTCGGTGGACGACAACGGCGGTGCGTACTTCGTGCCGGCGTTCTCGGGCCTGTTCGCGCCCTACTGGCGCTCCGACGCCCGCGGTGCGCTGGTCGGTCTCACCCGCTACGTCAACAAGGGCCACATCGCCCGGGCGGTGCTGGAGGCCACGGCCTTCCAGACCCGCGAGGTCATCGACGCGGTCAACGCCGACTCAGGAGTGCCGCTGACGGAGCTGAAGGTCGACGGCGGCATGATCGCCAACGATCTGCTGATGCAGTTCCAGGCCGACATCCTCGGTGTGCCGGTCGTGCGGCCGGTCGTGGCCGAGACGACGGCGCTGGGGGCTGCCTACGCCGCCGGTCTCGCCGTCGGATTCTGGTCGGGCCTCGACGATCTGGCCAAGAACTGGCAGGAGGACCGGCGCTGGGAGCCGAAGATGGACGAAGCCGAGCGCGAGCGGCTGCTGCGCAACTGGAAGAAGGCCGTCACAAAGACCTTCGACTGGGTCGACGACGACGTGTCGTGA
- a CDS encoding MIP/aquaporin family protein has translation MDNLGIVFTSEVIGTMLLTLLGCGVVANVALTKTKGFAGGFLLVNFGWGLAVFAGVTVAYISGAHLNPAVTLGLVANGATEFGQGVPVGPLSILVYIGAQLIGAFIGAVLAWAAYKKHFDAEEDAATKLGVFSTGPAIRTYGWNLVTEIIGTFVLVFVVIGFGRNGDPSGLAALGALPVALLVVGIGASLGGPTGYAINPARDLGPRIAHAVLPIKNKGGSDWSYSWVPIVGPIIGGVLAGFAAIPLMPILG, from the coding sequence GTGGACAATCTGGGTATCGTCTTCACCTCGGAGGTGATCGGCACGATGCTGCTGACCCTCCTGGGTTGTGGCGTCGTCGCCAACGTCGCTCTGACGAAGACCAAGGGCTTTGCCGGCGGCTTCCTGCTGGTGAACTTCGGCTGGGGCCTCGCGGTCTTCGCCGGTGTCACGGTCGCCTACATCTCCGGTGCTCACCTCAACCCCGCCGTCACGCTCGGGCTCGTCGCCAACGGCGCGACGGAGTTCGGCCAGGGCGTCCCGGTCGGACCCCTCTCGATCCTCGTCTACATCGGCGCGCAGCTGATCGGTGCCTTCATCGGTGCGGTGCTCGCCTGGGCGGCCTACAAGAAGCACTTCGACGCTGAAGAGGACGCGGCGACCAAACTCGGCGTCTTCTCCACCGGTCCCGCCATCCGCACCTACGGCTGGAACCTCGTCACCGAGATCATCGGCACCTTCGTCCTCGTCTTCGTGGTGATCGGCTTTGGCCGCAACGGCGACCCGTCCGGCCTCGCGGCCCTCGGCGCCCTGCCCGTCGCCCTCCTCGTCGTCGGCATCGGCGCCTCGCTCGGTGGCCCCACCGGATATGCGATCAACCCGGCGCGCGACCTCGGCCCGCGCATCGCCCACGCGGTGCTGCCGATCAAGAACAAGGGCGGCAGCGACTGGAGCTACTCGTGGGTGCCGATCGTCGGACCGATCATCGGTGGTGTCCTCGCCGGGTTCGCCGCGATCCCGCTGATGCCGATCCTCGGCTGA
- a CDS encoding glycerol-3-phosphate dehydrogenase/oxidase: MSSQPATSEPTSQRAEVRAIAADPTADVVIVGGGINGIATFRDLALQGVKVILVERDDFVSGASSASSHMIHGGIRYLENGEFRLVRESVVERNALIKTAPHYVRPLPTTVPIFSTFSGLFSAPLRFITHKQGKPSERGALLIKVGLTIYDFFSRDGGSVPRHRFHGRKRSLSELPALNGDVKYTATYFDASMHDPERLALDVLYDGLAAGPHARAANYLSAVAMSASGLRVRDEVTGEEFDITSDVVVNASGPWTDLTNESLGRDTSYMGGTKGSHIVLDNPALRDATGGREIFFEHKDGRIVLIYPLKGRVMVGTTDIDHDMRTPAVCTEEEVDYFFDLITHVFPDIPVDRSEIVYRFAGVRPLPRHDDTQPGFVSRDYRVEQATAAGRPQTTVLSLVGGKWTTFRALGEQLSDRVLDILGRRRVRSTAGLMIGGADGYPRTQRARATWVESHRGHLAAARTDQLLERYGTRAAALIEALPEDDRALRTLPDYSTGEIAYLTRTEYVVHLIDVLLRRTSVAFVGAVTMPVLEELAEVVGDTLGWDTERRGEEVRASARFLAERHGVDLTQDAVLS, encoded by the coding sequence ATGAGCAGCCAGCCCGCCACCTCAGAGCCCACGTCGCAGCGCGCCGAGGTGCGTGCGATCGCCGCGGATCCGACGGCCGACGTCGTCATCGTCGGTGGCGGTATCAACGGCATCGCGACCTTCCGGGATCTGGCGCTGCAGGGGGTCAAGGTGATCCTCGTCGAGCGGGACGACTTCGTCTCGGGCGCCTCGAGCGCGTCGTCGCACATGATCCACGGCGGCATCCGCTACCTCGAGAACGGCGAGTTCCGTCTCGTGCGCGAGTCGGTCGTCGAGCGCAACGCGCTCATCAAGACCGCGCCCCACTACGTCCGGCCCCTGCCGACGACGGTGCCGATCTTCTCCACCTTCTCAGGTCTGTTCTCCGCCCCGCTCCGCTTCATCACCCACAAGCAGGGGAAGCCCTCCGAGCGCGGCGCGCTGCTGATCAAGGTGGGGCTGACGATCTACGACTTCTTCTCGCGCGACGGCGGATCGGTGCCGCGTCACCGCTTCCACGGGCGCAAGCGTTCGCTCTCGGAGCTGCCGGCTCTCAACGGCGACGTGAAGTACACCGCCACCTACTTCGACGCCAGCATGCACGACCCCGAGCGGCTCGCCCTCGACGTCCTCTACGACGGCCTGGCCGCCGGCCCCCACGCGCGGGCGGCGAACTACCTGTCGGCGGTCGCCATGTCGGCATCCGGCCTCCGGGTGCGCGACGAGGTCACCGGCGAGGAGTTCGACATCACCTCGGACGTCGTCGTCAACGCGTCCGGCCCCTGGACAGACCTGACCAACGAGTCCCTCGGTCGCGACACCTCCTACATGGGCGGCACGAAGGGCTCTCACATCGTGCTCGACAACCCCGCGCTGCGCGACGCGACCGGGGGGCGTGAGATCTTCTTCGAGCACAAGGACGGACGCATCGTCCTCATCTACCCGCTCAAGGGCCGGGTGATGGTGGGCACGACCGACATCGACCACGACATGCGCACCCCCGCGGTGTGCACCGAGGAAGAGGTCGACTACTTCTTCGACCTGATCACGCACGTCTTCCCCGACATCCCCGTCGACCGCTCCGAGATCGTCTACCGGTTCGCCGGGGTCCGCCCGCTGCCGCGCCACGACGACACCCAGCCCGGTTTCGTCTCGCGCGACTACCGCGTCGAGCAGGCCACCGCCGCCGGTCGCCCGCAGACGACGGTGCTCAGCCTTGTCGGCGGCAAGTGGACCACCTTCCGCGCCCTCGGCGAGCAGCTCTCCGACCGCGTCCTCGACATCCTCGGCCGCCGCCGGGTGCGCAGCACCGCGGGGCTCATGATCGGTGGCGCCGACGGCTACCCCCGCACCCAGCGCGCCCGCGCCACCTGGGTCGAGAGCCACCGCGGCCACCTCGCCGCGGCGCGGACCGATCAGCTCCTGGAGCGGTACGGAACCCGCGCCGCCGCCCTCATCGAGGCGCTGCCCGAGGACGACCGCGCGCTCCGGACGCTCCCCGACTACAGCACCGGCGAGATCGCCTACCTCACCCGCACCGAGTACGTGGTGCACCTCATCGACGTGCTGCTTCGTCGCACGAGCGTGGCCTTCGTCGGCGCGGTGACGATGCCGGTGCTGGAGGAGCTCGCCGAGGTCGTCGGCGACACCCTCGGGTGGGACACCGAACGGCGCGGCGAGGAAGTTCGCGCGAGCGCCCGCTTCCTCGCGGAGCGGCATGGTGTCGATCTGACGCAGGACGCCGTACTCTCATGA